Within the Salvelinus sp. IW2-2015 linkage group LG19, ASM291031v2, whole genome shotgun sequence genome, the region taagtccctccccgttttgtttcttttatttctgtttaacttcttatggctgcaggggcagtattgagtagcttggatgaaaggtgcacagaggtgcccatagtaaactgcctgctcctcagtcccagttgctaatatatgcatattattattcgtattggatagaaaacactctgaagtttctaaaactgtttgaatgatgtctgtgagtataacagaactcatatggcaggcaaaaacctgagaaaaaatccaaacaggaaggttcctccaaacaggaagtgggaattctgaggttggtcgattttcaacacagcccctattgaacacacagtgggatatggatgagtttgcacttcctacggcttccactagatgtcaacagtctgtagaacgttgtctgatgcctctactgtgaaggggggccgaatgagaggggaattagtcaggtctgccatgacctgaccatcctctaaccatgcgcgttcacatgagagggagctctgttccatcgcacatctgaagtcaatgtaattctccgggtggaactttattgaagatttatgttaaaaacattctaaagattgattcaatacatcgtttgacatgtttctactgactgttacggaactttttgacatttcgtctgcttttagtgaacgcgcttcctgactttggatttgtttaccaaacacgctaacaaaaatagctatttggacataaatgatggacattaccgaacaaaacgaacatttcttgtggaagtgggagtcctgggagtgcattccgacgaagatcaacaaaggtaagtgaagattaataatgctttttatgagttttgttgactgcacaatttggcgggtaactgtatggcttccttttgtggctgaacgctgttctcagattattgaatattgtgcttttgccataaagctttttgaagtctgacacagcgattgcattaagaacaagtgtatctttaattctatgtaaaacatgtatctttcatcaaagtttatgatgagtatttatgttatttgacatggctctgcaatttctccggatattttggaggcatttctgaacatggcgccaaYgtaaactgaggtttttggatataaatatgagctttatcgaacaaaacatatatgtattgtgtaacatgaagtcctatgagtgtcatctgatgaagatcatcaaaggttagtgattaattttatctctatttgtgctttttgtgactcctgtctttggctggaaaaatgactgtgtttttctgtgattttgcggtgacctaacataagaAACGTTTCGCAACAGAATCGTCTGAATGAATACACACATGCCTTGGTATGCGAGACCACAACGACGTACCCTTTTTGGCCACTAATGCGTTAAGTTGGAAATCAGAACGTTGTCGTATCAACATAAATTGTGAACTTCGACGTAAAGTAATGTTTCAAAAAAGTTAAAGTTTCCCGTCGTGTTGTCCCTGTTTAAATCAAATGTTTAGAGAGTCATGTTTTGCACAATAAATTGTAAAATGCAGCAGACTGAATGGAGACCGAAATTATGGTTGAAACTCCACACAAAAAAATTTGATCACTCACCATAGTGCAATAGTTTTGGTATTTTTACACTCTATCAATGAGTCTCTacatatgtttatatgttttaattaaatgtttGGGACCATAACCTATAAAAAACAGATCCTGACTTACCCTAGTAACCTTGGTTaatgatttctctctctcctgcaggtgTTGTTCATAGTTGAGTCAGGTCCAGTAGAGTGGCACTATGTGGGTGTGGGGACAGCCAGAGTGATGGCTGCTCTGGTCACCAGGGAGGGACAGATGAAGACTACTGCAGAGGAGCCTGTCACCATCTGGGAGCCTCACTCAGACCAATATGTCCAGTCATCCACTGACATCTGGTCTAAGTGCTGTAGCACAGTTAGGGTAGGTGTTAGGATAGTCTGATTAATCAGAGTAATACACAATTCATTGGTATACAGCCTGAGATATTTGTGTGCAAAATCGTTGAAATTTATACCGTacaatataattacatttgaacTTTCTCTACCGGTTGTCTGTGCGTTTTGTACTTTAGTTTCCCTGGTAGGTATGGTTAATCAGACTAGTGTTCAGGCTATTTGAGATTGTGTAGGTATGACTTAAGTGCTCTGCAAAGGGATGCATTCTCTAGGAATTTCTGTAATTATTGGCGTAGATTAGTATGACGCTTAACTCCAAGGCCTTTATGGATACTTGTTGCCGTTTTGCAAAATGTTGTCCTTATATTCAGCAGCAATACAAAACCAAAGCATAAACAACtgccacgccctgatctgtttgaCCTATTCCTCtcattgtctccaccccctccaggtgtcgcttatttgccccagtgtatttatccctgtgtttcctgtctctctgtgccagttcatcttgtttgttagtcaagtcaaccagcgtgtttttccagtactccttttgctattctctttttgccagtcctcccggttttgacccctgcctgactctggactactttcccgccYgcctgatcatcctgcctgccctgaccttgattctgcctgcccttcggtaccttttggactctgaactggttttgacagttttgcctgtccacgaccattctcttgccttcccctattggattaataaatattgtaagactccaaccatctgcatctgggtctcgccttgtgtcataaCAACATGTTTCGAACACCATATTCATGTGACAGAGGGTGACCCAGGGAGTGCAGAGGAGCCAGGTCTGAGGGGTGGGTTTTGATGCTACCTGTTCTATTGTGGTCCTGAACCAGAATTTCCACCCTGTAGCCATCAACCAGGATggtgagtgagagagtggtgAAAAGTAGATGGATACCCGCACTAACACTGTTGAATGCTCATGCAGTTTTATTGAGTGCAATGTTTCAACTTGAAAGTCTTGGTCAaaatgtctcctcctcctctgttgccCTGTGTGTAGGTGAGGCTGAGTGGAACGTGGTGATGTGGATGGACGCATCACCAGCACCGGCCACAGGGTCCTGGGCAGGGTTGGAGGGGTGATATCATCAGAGATGCAGCCTCCCAAGCTGCTCTGGCTGAAAGCagtcagaggttagaggtcacccATTATAAGTCAACAGACAGTTTTATTGGTGGACTCTGCTGATTGGCTAGTTTTCCTAAGTGATGTTTGTTTATTGCCCTGACGTTTTAATGTAATTTCCTCCCTACCCTTAATTCTTTGGTCAGAACATGAGAGAGACCTGCTGGTGGGACGCCGCCCACTTTCTGGACCTTCTTGACTTCCTGTCCTGGAAGGACACAGGTTCTCGGGCCAGGTGAGCTatagaacaggaggagagaggggtaggatGGATGTTGGCAGTGGGTTTGGTTGATTATTGGGGAGGGTGtactctgtatgtgtgtctaaatgatggtgtgtgtgtgtgtgtattttgaccAGACAGTGTGTGCAGGGCAATTCCACCGTAATGGAATTACACTTTGATTCAGTTTTTTCACTGAATCAAAGTGCCAAACAAAAATagttgatttcaaagtttaacaaccatacaactctatgcacaatgactacttttaacaatttccactgaaaaatgtacaaaaactaatttagtggaagaactgtgcagatgcaaacttaggtaacagaattacggtaaaatATCTCTCCGTTTTTCATGCGACCACATTTTCTCAAAACTGTCAAATATCTACTCCAAATTAAGAATAAAAGATGTCTGCATTAAGAATGAGGGGTCAGcgatgacatgacaccttgagttttgattattataatttttggggTTATTgagctacagtaagtgaagtggatttacacccggtaacgaaATTACGGTAACAAaatgacatcatgggtccctgatctgtactacaaagaaatgcataattatggatatgtttcacaagtttggacatcacagttcagcacagtagagtacagtgcagtacaatagaGCATAGTAGAATTCAGTACACTACTGTAGAGTATAGTTTTGTACGGTACAATATACTCTACTACACTGTACTTTTctttacagtattgtattggACTGTACTCgactgtgctctactcactgtacttTGCTATCCAAACTTAAGAAACATACGTCTATGgtaggttcagatttggtccggtccatAGGTGGACGTTAACATCAAAGGCCAGGGTGAACGGACCAAATTGtaactacttttcaacgtccatggacgtccGGTGTCTAAGTGGTTGAGGATGTTGGTTACAGTAAATAGAAAGAGAGGGGTTGCATGAGTAGGTATCTTAGGAgttgggagaggtgacattaactggagagtgaaagaaaaaggcagagagagagagacaggaaaatagggagggagggattgtcAAGACTCAGACTTGTTTTAACACTCTTGATTTGACCtccagacaacagaaagagaaagaaaacagttatgagctgaacataacagtatgccagtggaagggaggacagtaacaggtgacccaactgtggtctGTGACCAAGgattggaaccggttcagggaacagaaccgaaaaccagaAAATAACTAAATTGAGTAACAGAACCCGAACTGAAAACAAAATAGATCTATACTGTTACGGAACAGAATTGTTATTTTAAAAGTACGGGAACCGGTTATTTACGTAATTTGGCGTTTCGGGCAATTTTTTTCCATAGTCAATcggtcatagtcaatcgatcaataatataataatactcttaggaaaaatgtttattgaatttgcaatctgtagaaactatgagaatagacaggttcagaacttttgtgaaacatcacagcacagttgaaaaatatatggcaaatagtaTACCACTGGTGCTTCATATTGCCGTTAATCTATAGATGAGCTTAGAATAGAGATCTAGATGTTAACTGCACGTTTCTGTGAGAAGTTCTGTAGAAGCTACTGCAGGAGTTTATCATCACCTGGTCCAGTCACCTAACCAGACCTTGGCCATCTGGCTCTGTTTAGGCAGTTAAACTGCTCACGAACTTCGGCTTCTGTCTCCTGCCATGACCTCAGCCGATAACACATTGGGTCGAAGGTGAAAGGTTGAAGCACTCGGTGCGGTTCTGACTGTTTACATATCAGAGTGGTGTGCACTCTGCTCCTCCACCTCTGTTTCCTCCTTCCATGGCCGCGGGAAGATGTTTTGGGTTAGGTGTGCTGTCAAACAAATGTGACAGCCTTGTCAAATAAATGTGTTCTTGGTGTTAAAAAAAGAAGCAGAAGCCTTGTGCACAGCTTCAATGGGCAGGTTATGGCAGGAACAACTAAGTTTTTTTACATaatgtgttttctgttttcctaGTGAACTTTCAAAATGTAGAAGTGGAAATGTCAAGTAGACCGAAGAATGAGAAATGCTTATTTTTTCACAACATACTTGGCggaaatgtaaatgtacaaatgTTCTTGGTCCACGACGTTTAActtttaaaaacttcttagggctagaccccttttttctccacttcctgcctGAATGACGTACCCAAagcaaactgcctgtagctcagtccCTGAAGCccggatatgcatataattggtaccattggaaataaaacactttgaagtttgtagaaatgttaaaataatgtaggagaatataacacagtagatatggtaggagaacatccaaagaaaaaccaaccagatttttttttgagagaccatcctcttagaaatgcaagagaaaggttaTATTGAAAATTATATGGCCTCCACAGGGTgtcagtctatgttcaaggtttcaggcttgtaacttcaaaaactaataagaaataacagttttagtagaaggacacagtcttggaaattcgtgtttgcgagcgccatgaagacattacgcaccggctaaaatcggtttcctatcgAACAAACTTCTTTcagaaataaatattatagtttatctgaggagtaaatagtaacgtattttgacttgttgaaacaaagtttaggggtagatttttggatccctttctctgcaagttgaacgagtggattaatCAAATCGagggcgccaactaaactgactttttgggatataaagaaggattttatctaacaaaacgacactacatgttatagctgggaccctttggatgacaaatcagaggaagattttcaaaaagtaagtgaatatttaatcgttatgtGAATacatgaaacctgtgccggtggaaaaatatttgtgTGGCGCCGTCCttaaacaatcgcatggcatgttttcgctgtaatagctactgtaaatttaacagtgcagttagattaacaagaatttaagctttcagccgatataagacacttatatttacctaaatgtttaaaatccataatatttatgattatttatttgaattgcgcaccctgcagtttcaccggaagttgtacCGCAagcgggacaccgatccttaaGTTAACAGTGTAAATAATGAAACCAAGGGGTGTTTTGTGGTTCCAGGTGTAATTGGTGCAGACATGAGGGGTTTCTGCCTACCCTGTGAGGACCAGCTAATCACATTGCGCATGGCCTTGATCTGTGGAACATCTTCCTGTCACATGGCAGTGAGTTTGTTAGAACAGCTGCTGTTTTACTACAACATAATGTGGCACTTAGCAAATTTTATACAAAGCAACTTCCAGAACATTTTTTACAGAACATTTTTATAGCGCTTTTCATGGAATCTCAAAGTGCTTCAAGAGcataaaacaaacaagcaatatatCATGACAGGTCAACCAATACAGGCCAAGtgatgaaaaatctgggaaacctgGCCTGCTATTCATACATTCATACATTCAGACTTTGAAAACGTTTTTGATAAAGCACGACTGAagtttatatataaatacctggaacatttcaattttggagattctcataaaatgggttaaaatcatGTATAGTAAACCTATGATTAAAATACTAAATACTGGCTACTTctcaaagttttaaactgtcaagaggagtaaaacgaGGTTGTCCACTATCAGAATATCTaattattatggccatcgaaatgttagctattaaaatcagacccaacaataatatcaagggattagaaatccagggtttaaaaacaaaggtgtcattgtacgctgatgattcatgttcttTTAAATCCCCaacttggatccctccacagcctcagaggatctagataatttgtcacctctctggattacaaccaaattatgataagtgtattacgtattggatcacaaaaaaaaaaaaaaaaaacttttactttaccatgtagtttaccaataaaatggtctgacggggatgtggacatactcggtatacatatcccaaaataaataaataatcttactccaatacattttaatagaaagttagcaaaaataaataagatcttgctaccatggaaaggtaaaTACCTTCTATTTATGTAAAATAAATCACCCTgatttaactctttagtcatatccaatttgtaagtcgctctggataagagcgtctgctaaatgacgtaaatgtaaatgtaaatatcccAGTTCAGCTATTTGTTTATGGTCTTGCCTACAActagtgatttttttattttattatatgagaaaaaaatattaaattttaTTAGGAACAGCAAGCTAGACAATTAAATGggcctatttatttattaatatattatattaattatttatatttattaattcggatggcagaaatgattaaataatgaagcgttagacctctcactaaaggcttctgTCATACAAAAGTAATGCTTAAATCCGAACTGATTCACTAGCAAATTAGTAAGTGTCTCACCCTATGTTCAAGAAAGACCttttcctttattcagattacaacctctcactttcagttatttgaaaaggaaattatctcccaaatatcgctatttttaaaacaagccatagaaagtcaGTTGCAATTtaaatttaatccaccagaagagaacaaatacaacaaatattgtggttaaactcaaatatagtaattgctaaaaaaaaatatatatatatatatatataaatagcatAATCTtcgtaaattatatcataaatacaaCTGGTGGAGTTGTCAATGATGTAGCTAACTAAAACatatggaaatgtgttctctaCACAAAATTAcgaccaactaattgcagcatgaccgcaaaaatggaagaggaaagtggaaaggggaaaaagtaaggaacttatctgtcggccctgcattaaagaccataattggttaaagaaaattgttatAAAtcaaaaagtataccagttttatttaaggaccaaaaaattgacagccgtgccatatagattgcaaaatagttgggaagagatttttgacgtagcgattccatggcacatgctTTATGAACTGATACGTAAAACGACACCGGATTCAAAGCATatcatttttcaatttaaattattaaaacagaattcttgcaaccaacagagtgttatttatatgggggatacaatcttcccagctctgcatatTTCGCTGCGAAGAGGCAGAGTCATtacatcatttgttttggtactgaatatgtagcttgtttttggtcacaggtccaggaatggctaaagaattgcaatatttacctggagctaaccctgAAGATAGCAttactgggtgatctgaaaagtcatagtgaatcgatcaataatataataatacttttagcaaaaatgtttattttcaattTACGATCTGTAGAAACCATGAgattagaaaggttcagaacttttgtgaaacatcacagcacagttgaaaaatatatggcaaatagaaatccaatatggatggtgttaagagatagatgggaggggttgagtggagctaaaggttgggactaataacaacaaataataacaagataaccagtggtggaaaaagtacccaattgtcatgcttgagtaaaagtaaagataccttcatagaaaatgactcaagtaaaatactacttgagtaaaagtttaaaagtatttgtttttttaaatatacttaagtatattttgcaattacatttaattttgatacttaagtgtagtgaagtaaaagtcttcagaaatatacactaccgttcaaaagtttggggtcacttttagTAAGAAATGCAcattattttgtccattaaaataacataaaattgatcagaaatatagtgaagacattaacttcttatggctgggggcagtattgagtagcttggatgaataaggtgcccagaggtgcccagagtaaactgcctgctcctcagtcccagttgctaatatatgcatattattagtatatttggatagaaaacactctgaagtttctaaaactgtttgaatgatgtctgtgagtataacagaactcatatggcaggcaaaaaccagagaaaaaaaatccaaccaggaagtgggaaatctgaggttggtcgattttcaactcaacTCATTTTTTACAAaatgcgctaacaaaagtagctatttggacataaatgatggacattatcgaacaaacaaacatttattgtggaactgggattcctgggagtgcattctgatgaagatcatcaaaggtaagtgaatgtttataatgttatttctgacttctgttgactgcacaatatggcggatatctttttgtcttgattgggctctgagcgccgacctcagattattgcatggtttgctttttcgaaatctgacagcggttgcattaaggagaagtggatctaaaattccatgtataacacttgtatctttgatcaacgtttattttgagtatttctggaaattgatgtggctctctgcaaaatcaccggatgtttttggaactactgaacataacgcgccaatgtatactgagattttttgatataaatatgaactttaccgaacaaaacatacatgtattgtgtaacatgaagtcctatgagtgtcatctgatgaagatcatcgaaggttagtgattcattttatctctatttctgctttttgtgactcctgtctttggctggaaaaatggctgtgtttttctgtgatttggcggtgacctaacaatcgtttgtagtgctttcgctgtaaagcctttttgaaatcggacactgtggtgggattaataagatcacctttaaaatggtataagataattaaaattcctcaaacatacaagtatgagatttgtttgaatttggcaccctgcactttctctggctgttgtcatatcgatcccgttaacggaatcgcagccataagaagttttaatgttgtaaattactattgtagctggacatttttttaatggaatatctacatactgtagacgtgcagaggcccattatcagcaaccatcactcctgtgttcaatggcacattgtgttagctaacagtaccgtcaaaacaccaatctcaacgtcaacagtgaagagaacactgggatgctggccttctaggcagagttcatctgtccagtgtctgtgttcttgtgcccatcttaatattttatttttattgtccagtctgagacatggttttttctttgcaactcttcctagaaggccagcatcctggagtcgcctcttcactgttgacgttgagactggtgttttgcgggtactatttaatgaagctgtcagttgaggacttgaggcatctgtttctcaaactagacactaatgtacttgtcctcttgctcagctttgcaccagggcctcccactctttctattctggttagacacagtttgctctgttctgtgaaggaagtagtaacacagcgttgtacgagatcttcagtttcttggcaatttctcacacgGAATAGacatcatttctcagaacaagaatagactgtcgagtttcagaagaaagtatttgtttctggccattttgagcctgtaatcgaacccacaaattctgatgctccagatactcaactagtctaaacaaggccagttttatttctactttaaatcagaacagttttcagctgtgctaacataattgcaaaagggttttctaatgatcaattagccatttaaaatgataaacttggattagctaacacaccgtgccattggaacacagaagtgatggttgctgataattggcctctgtacgcctatgtagatattccattttaaagaatccagctacaatggtcatttacaacattaacaagcacagtttgaaagatatAGAAATCAAACCGGATGGACATCATACAtatatgggagaggttgagggtagaggaagacaagagttaaaaacaaacaaaataaaactattggactgtgtccataaaatgtatatagtatgtataagctggaaatacaggcctaagcgttgttgttcactagtttgctccaattggggagggttggagggtaataaaggaaatatatataaaaaagatatgtatgtgtatatgtatgtatatatgtatgtatgtgtacagttgaagtcagaagtttacataaacgagttttaatgactccaacctaagtgtttcaaccactccacaaatttcttgttaacaaactatagttttggcaagttggcatgacacaagtaatttttccaacaattgtttacagacagattatttcacttataattcactgtatcacaattgcagtgggtcagaagtttacatacactaagttaactgtgcctttaaacagcttggaaaattccagaaaatgatgtcatggcttcagaagcttctgttaggctaattgacataatttgagtcaattggaggtgtagctgtggatgtatttcaaggcctaccttcaaactcagtgcctctttgctgtaTATTGTTGTGATCATTGTGTTTACTTGATAGCTACCAacacaaatagctagctagaacaaagtgttaataaaatacaaattcattAGATTTAAAAGCAATACAAATTGTAGCCAGTCTTTCTCACTATGAGCGCTCTGCCTCAGCACTGCTGTATGTCCAgatgcatttttcaaacaaaaatatTAGCccgatagctagctagttagccaagcCAAAAACATGTCAGTCAATCTgtaaatccgtggcttaaaaacacaAGATATATGCAAACCAAAAGAGCTTAtttaaaatcaacaaaacactgtGTTTAGGGAGCCTGTACATGCTGTGTTGAAGCACATAGCTCAGTGCTCCCCTATGTGTTCTTCTGTCCCCGGGTGTTTCAGATCAGTCAGGGGCCC harbors:
- the LOC111979586 gene encoding FGGY carbohydrate kinase domain-containing protein-like, which gives rise to MAALVTREGQMKTTAEEPVTIWEPHSDQYVQSSTDIWSKCLERGDVDGRITSTGHRVLGRVGGVISSEMQPPKLLWLKANMRETCWWDAAHFLDLLDFLSWKDTGVIGADMRGFCLPCEDQLITLRMALICGTSSCHMAISQGPLIVPGVWTPYLSAMVPDLWLNEGGQSATGRLIDHVVKGHAAYPKAAGAGCEKISLFAAKSYPSKQQHTFHLEQAPH